The Streptococcus mitis genomic sequence CTCTCCAGATATCTGAAATCCTGGATCTTGATTTTCCAACTCTGAACCTTTTTCTTGCATTATTTCCCAGACTTCTTTATTAATTTCAGGGCTAAATGTTGCTTGAGTTAAGTTCTTAAAATAAAGTTCAGGACCAAATTCTTCAATCAGTCTCATTTGCTCTTCCATTTCTGGATAAGGATTTTCTGAAAAATCAGCAAACATGACGTTTTTAGTCGTCGGTTCAATTGCTACTAAAGCCTGACACTTAATTGATTTGTTGAGCAATTTACAAGCTAAAATTCCACTCAAACTATGTACACAAAGTATATATTCAGAAATCCCTAATTCTTCAAGTACTTCATAAACCGCATCTGCAAGATTATCTAGATTTTTTCCAGCTTGGTCATGAATCGGACTCCTACCTGTGTTCGGAAAATCAATTGTCAAATAACCAATTGTGGGCGGAAGTTTTTCGAGTATAAGTGAAAAATTTTCATAACTTGGTAGCAAACCTGCTCCATTTAAACAAATTAACACTTTCTTTTGCTTTTGATAAGTAACAGAAAGACTACCAATTTCTGTAGATACTTCAAACCTATTCATAAAGAAATCCACTCGTTCTATATAATGAATTATAAAAAATCCTTATCCTTTATTTTAACACGTTCCAAGGATTTTCACAAGTTGGATAGTTTTTATCTTACGTTCCTACTACTTCTTCAAAAAATTCACCAATAAGCTGATTAAACTCTTCAGGATGATCATTCATCGGTTGGTGTTTACTATCTGAAATCGTTACTTGACGCGCATTGGGATTTAAGGCAATGATACCATCGTAGATTATTTTTAGGTGTTTGGGAAAATCATTTTCGCCTCTTACTAATAGCATAGGAGGATTTCCATGATAACCCTCTATCTCATGAACAGCCAAAAAACCTGTGATTCCAAGGTTCAAAAAAACATCTCTCCCAGTTTCTATAATGGCCGTCTTGACTAATTCTCTTGTGATAGGATTATCTGTACACATTTTTGAGTTCTTATCTGCAATCAGCTTCCAAGGAATCGTTTTGTACATAAGGGAACTATATTTTATGCGATTTTTCTCTTTATCTGATAGGTAACGATGCTGTCCCCAACTATCTACCATGACCAAGGCTAGAACTCGATTTGGATGACGATAGGTGTACTCTTGAAGTGGATTCCCTCCCCAAGAATGACCAACCAATATCACCTTATCTAGCTGGAAATAGGACAAAATAGCATCTACATCTTGAACAGCGCCTTCCAAGTCAGGTAAACCAACTTTCATAGGTGATTCACCCTGTCCTCTAACATTGACAAAGTAGAGGTCAAATCCTTCAAAGGCATCATACTGGTGGGCCCACATCTGACTACGGCCACAAGCTCCATGATAAAAAATAATGTGGCCTTTACTTGCGTTTCCAGGACGATGATAAACAACCAAGTCACAATCTAAGACTGGTATAATGTGACGTACCAAAGTCTCAGGTTTTCTGTTATAAAAAGCAATAGCTTCAGCTATATCATTTTGCTTCATTATTACACTCTCTCCTCTTTATCCTAGTGTCATTCTTTTTATCTATTTTATCATGCTATATTAAAATCATCGTTTTCTAAACTTAAGTCCATTAAAAATTTTGAATTTTCTGTATTATTTAGATTAAGAAAAAGACTGCTCAGCAATCTTTACTTTTTTCTCATCAGATTCATGCCTAAAATTCCAGCAATAATCAAAGTTGCTCCGATTACATGGTAGCTATAAATTGGTTCGTGGAGGATAAGGGCTCCGGCTAGAATGGTCAAAACTGTTCCAAGATTACCAAAGACACTGACGGTTGATGCTCCAAGTCGAACAATAGCATAGATAGAGAGACTACCAGTAACGATAGAGGCTAGAACTCCCAAATAGAGAATTGAAAGCAGATAAGGAAGCTGTCCGAGAGGTGCAACGTAGGCTAATATGTTGCCATCTAGATAGTGCGAGGTCAGACTCAACGTATTAAAGGTGACGAAGCCAACAAATATCACAACAGCTGTCATATCCATGGCCCGATAGCGATCTCCTTTAGCCTTGCTGAGGATATTGTTTAGTGCATTGGCGAGAACAGATCCCAACATCAAGAGAAAACCAAAACTAGCAGTCTCAGTACCAAAGTTAGCTCCTTTACTAAGGAAGATGAAAACTACTCCTGCTACGGATAAAAATAAAAAGAACTTTTGAAGCAAGCTTGTCTTTTCCTTGAGAAAGGCCGATGCTAAAAGGAGCGTAAAAATCGGGACAAGAGCCTGTAAAATTCCAGCTTCAGAAGACGATATATACTGTAAAGCAAAGGATTGAAAAATAAAAAAGAGAAGTGGATAGAAAAGACTCATCGGAAGAATAGAAAAAATATCTTTTCTACTTAAACTCACTTTGATAAGTTTGGTTTGATGAAGAACGACCATTACTAAAGCTGCGATTGTATAGCGATGCGCTAAGTTTGTGAGAGGACTGGCATAGCCTAAAGCAATCTTAGTAAATAAAAAAGAAAATCCAATGATGGCTGAAAAGGATACGGCTGCTAGGTAAGCTTTTGTTTTCTCGTTCATAGACTGTTACTCCTTTTAAAAATAGCTATTCTAAAGATTGATTGACTAGAATTCTTTGAGACTGTCTTTCCATTGTAGCATAGTAAAATACTAGATGCTATTTCTAGGATTAGTATTTTATGCTTTCTATCACCGTTTATCTAGTTCATTGACTAAAAAGGACTCTACTAGTCTAGTCTGCCTTTCTCGTTCTTGTCTCACAAGTTCCAACTTATCTGCCTCTTGGAGATTCCTTACTTTTATAGCATAATCTACCATTTTCCTTGCTTTCTCTTTCTTATATTTACTAATACCTTCTTTATTAGTAAAAAATTGATTTCTTATCGTCTTAGATGTCCCCCTTCAAAAATCCTTCAAATCCCGATTATGCTGTTACTTGATGGATGCTATTTTACACTTCTCCACACAAAAAAAGCGAGACATCCGTCCCGCCCTTCTTATTTTTCGTCAATAACGATTCTTACTTTTTTGTCTTCAGTTGGGACAGAGTAGACAATCGTTCTTATCGCAGAAATAGTGCGACCCTTACGACCGATTACACGACCCACATCGCTTTGATCAAGATCCAAATGATATTCCAAAAACTCTGGTGTATCTTCAATCTTGATAGTTAAGGCATCTGGTTGTGAAATCAAGGGTTTCACAATCGCAATAATGAGATTTTCAATCGTATCCATCTGTCAACCTACTTTAAACTTATTTTGAGAATTTAGAATCGTGGAATTTCTTCAATACACCTTCTTTTGAAAGGATGTTACGAACTGTATCTGAAGGTTGAGCTCCATCAGCCAACCATGCAAGAACGCGGTCTTCTTTCAAAGTCACTTGGTTTTCAGCAACAAGTGGGTTGTAAGTTCCAACTGTTTCGATGAAACGTCCGTCACGTGGTGAACGTGAATCTGCTACGTTGATACGGTAGAAAGGTTTTTTCTTAGAACCCATACGAGTCAAACGGATTTTAACTGCCATTTTTAAAGTCTCTTTTCTTATTTTTTATTTCGGTGAAATAGCTGAGCTATTTAGCACATGTTCTATTATATCAGATTT encodes the following:
- a CDS encoding alpha/beta fold hydrolase — encoded protein: MNRFEVSTEIGSLSVTYQKQKKVLICLNGAGLLPSYENFSLILEKLPPTIGYLTIDFPNTGRSPIHDQAGKNLDNLADAVYEVLEELGISEYILCVHSLSGILACKLLNKSIKCQALVAIEPTTKNVMFADFSENPYPEMEEQMRLIEEFGPELYFKNLTQATFSPEINKEVWEIMQEKGSELENQDPGFQISGEITEEDFENVSIESYIPVFIFCQAYREKEYRESEYWTSNTKLILGGNHHYLQWSESEKIATIIRELSE
- a CDS encoding alpha/beta fold hydrolase is translated as MKQNDIAEAIAFYNRKPETLVRHIIPVLDCDLVVYHRPGNASKGHIIFYHGACGRSQMWAHQYDAFEGFDLYFVNVRGQGESPMKVGLPDLEGAVQDVDAILSYFQLDKVILVGHSWGGNPLQEYTYRHPNRVLALVMVDSWGQHRYLSDKEKNRIKYSSLMYKTIPWKLIADKNSKMCTDNPITRELVKTAIIETGRDVFLNLGITGFLAVHEIEGYHGNPPMLLVRGENDFPKHLKIIYDGIIALNPNARQVTISDSKHQPMNDHPEEFNQLIGEFFEEVVGT
- a CDS encoding DMT family transporter, yielding MNEKTKAYLAAVSFSAIIGFSFLFTKIALGYASPLTNLAHRYTIAALVMVVLHQTKLIKVSLSRKDIFSILPMSLFYPLLFFIFQSFALQYISSSEAGILQALVPIFTLLLASAFLKEKTSLLQKFFLFLSVAGVVFIFLSKGANFGTETASFGFLLMLGSVLANALNNILSKAKGDRYRAMDMTAVVIFVGFVTFNTLSLTSHYLDGNILAYVAPLGQLPYLLSILYLGVLASIVTGSLSIYAIVRLGASTVSVFGNLGTVLTILAGALILHEPIYSYHVIGATLIIAGILGMNLMRKK
- the kphA gene encoding RNA-binding protein KphA — translated: MDTIENLIIAIVKPLISQPDALTIKIEDTPEFLEYHLDLDQSDVGRVIGRKGRTISAIRTIVYSVPTEDKKVRIVIDEK
- the rpsP gene encoding 30S ribosomal protein S16 produces the protein MAVKIRLTRMGSKKKPFYRINVADSRSPRDGRFIETVGTYNPLVAENQVTLKEDRVLAWLADGAQPSDTVRNILSKEGVLKKFHDSKFSK